The following are encoded in a window of Kitasatospora sp. NBC_01250 genomic DNA:
- a CDS encoding UDP-N-acetylglucosamine--N-acetylmuramyl-(pentapeptide) pyrophosphoryl-undecaprenol N-acetylglucosamine transferase: MRTEREDRPLSVVIGAGGTGGHIYPGLALAEALRRADPRAVISFVGTERGLETRLIPEAGYRLHTVDMIPFDASLGLRRFMLPAALLSSGRQCREILRAQGAQVAVGMGGYPSAPVIVGARLAGLPSVIHESNAVPGRANRFAAWLTPNVALAFDRTRAHLPAGVRAETVGMPLVGAVAGLDRGALRAQARQWFGVPEGVRLVVFNGGSLGAARLTEAAVELAARWRHRSDLRLLIKTGPATLDEVRSRLADSPVAVAVPYLDRMDLAYAAADLMICRAGSATVAELASVGLPAVLVPYPHAPHDHQTHNARVLSDAGAGLLLPDHACTGDALATLIEPLLADPTRLLTMSRAADPGTHAQAADLLAAKVLRTIGQTPVPYPVVPADSHPSWLPSAWSQ, from the coding sequence ATGAGGACAGAGCGCGAGGACCGACCCCTGTCGGTGGTGATCGGCGCCGGTGGCACCGGTGGGCACATCTATCCGGGCCTGGCCCTGGCCGAGGCGCTGCGGCGGGCCGATCCGAGAGCGGTGATCTCGTTCGTGGGCACCGAGCGCGGGCTGGAGACCCGGCTGATCCCGGAGGCGGGCTACCGGTTGCACACGGTGGACATGATCCCGTTCGACGCGTCGCTCGGTCTGCGCCGGTTCATGCTGCCTGCGGCGCTGTTGAGTTCGGGGCGGCAGTGCCGGGAGATCCTGCGGGCGCAGGGTGCGCAGGTGGCGGTCGGGATGGGCGGTTATCCGAGTGCGCCGGTGATCGTGGGGGCCCGGCTCGCGGGGCTGCCGAGCGTGATCCACGAGTCGAACGCGGTGCCCGGGCGGGCGAACCGCTTTGCGGCTTGGCTGACTCCGAATGTGGCCCTCGCCTTCGACCGCACCCGGGCGCACCTGCCGGCCGGCGTGCGGGCGGAGACGGTCGGCATGCCGCTGGTGGGCGCGGTGGCCGGGCTCGACCGGGGCGCGCTGCGGGCCCAGGCCCGGCAGTGGTTCGGGGTGCCCGAGGGTGTGCGGCTGGTGGTCTTCAACGGCGGCAGTTTGGGGGCCGCCCGCCTGACCGAGGCCGCCGTCGAACTGGCCGCCCGCTGGCGCCACCGCAGCGACCTGCGCCTGCTGATCAAGACCGGCCCGGCCACGCTCGACGAGGTCCGGAGTCGGCTGGCCGACAGTCCGGTGGCCGTCGCCGTGCCCTACCTGGACCGGATGGACCTCGCCTACGCGGCCGCCGACCTGATGATCTGCCGCGCCGGCTCCGCCACCGTCGCCGAACTCGCAAGCGTGGGCCTGCCCGCCGTCCTGGTGCCCTACCCCCACGCACCCCACGACCACCAGACACACAACGCCCGCGTCCTCTCCGACGCCGGCGCCGGCCTCCTCCTCCCCGACCACGCCTGCACCGGCGACGCACTCGCCACCCTCATCGAACCACTGCTCGCCGACCCCACCCGCCTGCTCACCATGAGCCGCGCCGCCGACCCCGGCACCCACGCCCAGGCAGCCGACCTGCTCGCCGCCAAGGTCCTGCGCACCATCGGCCAGACCCCTGTGCCCTACCCGGTGGTGCCCGCCGACAGCCACCCCTCCTGGCTGCCCTCCGCCTGGTCCCAGTGA
- a CDS encoding SDR family NAD(P)-dependent oxidoreductase encodes MNNPITTHDWSGRTVLVTGAEGFIGSTLVDLLVERGARVRALVHYKPYAERGYLARYLADPDSPVELFAGDVRDSGRVLDAVDGCDTVFHLAALIGIPYSYQAPEAYVQTNVVGTQNIAAACLRHGARLVHTSTSEVYGSAITVPISEQHPLQPQSPYSASKIGADMAALSYWHAFELPVSVVRPFNTYGPRQSARAVIPTVLAQLHSGAREVRLGSLTPTRDFTYATDTAEGFLAVARADRTLGEVVNLGTGSEVSIGDLAKALIAASGRDAEIVVDPSRLRPGGSEVERLLSDNTKARRLAGWQPRVDLAEGLQRTSDWVAEHLHLLAPGRYQV; translated from the coding sequence ATGAACAACCCCATCACCACGCACGACTGGAGCGGGCGCACGGTGCTTGTCACCGGTGCCGAGGGCTTCATCGGCAGCACCCTGGTCGACCTGCTGGTCGAGCGCGGTGCCCGGGTGCGGGCGCTGGTGCACTACAAGCCGTACGCCGAGCGCGGCTACCTGGCGCGCTACCTGGCCGACCCCGACAGCCCGGTGGAGCTGTTTGCCGGTGACGTCCGCGACTCGGGGCGGGTGCTGGACGCGGTGGACGGCTGTGACACCGTCTTCCACCTGGCCGCGCTCATCGGCATCCCCTACAGCTACCAGGCGCCCGAGGCGTATGTGCAGACCAACGTGGTCGGCACCCAGAACATCGCCGCCGCCTGCCTGCGCCACGGTGCCCGCCTGGTCCACACCTCCACCAGCGAGGTCTACGGCAGCGCGATCACCGTGCCGATCAGCGAGCAGCATCCGCTGCAGCCGCAGTCGCCCTACTCGGCCTCGAAGATCGGCGCGGACATGGCGGCGCTCTCCTACTGGCACGCCTTCGAGCTGCCGGTCTCGGTGGTCCGGCCCTTCAACACCTACGGCCCGCGCCAGTCCGCCCGCGCGGTCATCCCCACCGTGCTGGCCCAACTCCACTCCGGCGCCCGCGAGGTGCGACTCGGCTCGCTCACCCCCACCCGGGACTTCACCTACGCCACCGACACCGCCGAGGGCTTCCTCGCCGTCGCCCGCGCCGACCGCACCCTCGGCGAGGTCGTCAACCTCGGCACCGGCAGCGAGGTCTCCATCGGCGACCTCGCCAAGGCACTGATCGCCGCCTCCGGACGCGACGCCGAGATCGTCGTCGACCCCAGCCGCCTGCGCCCGGGCGGCAGCGAGGTCGAACGCCTGCTCTCCGACAACACCAAGGCCCGCCGCCTGGCCGGCTGGCAGCCCCGGGTCGACCTGGCCGAGGGGCTGCAGCGGACCTCGGACTGGGTCGCCGAGCACCTGCACCTGCTCGCCCCCGGCCGCTACCAGGTCTGA
- a CDS encoding LCP family glycopolymer transferase produces the protein MTNTPASASGGRHRVHRGTQSAEAGGGRAAARRSRRKPRRRGLRILACTTAGLVLVTAGAFGYLYEKLNGNIKHAPLFAGTSGDAGHEKPDAFGRTPINILLIGSDSRDNAADCAIGGDCGPGANADVQMVLHVSADRSNATVLSIPRDTMTDLPACTDSQKKTSMKARFGQINSTLDYGPGCAVAAVHQVTGIPIDHFMMVDFTGVVQMSDAIGGVPVCVSDNVYDPDSHLKLTKGTHTLQGMSALQFVRTRHGFGDGGDLERTVAQHMFLGSMVRQLKSAGTMTNPAAVLSLANAATKALTVDDGLKSITQLVGLADDLNKVPMDRITFATMQNQPDPSNPNRVLVSPAAKNLFTTIINDQPLTTGSGDDSAAATQAPSTATTPTAEPSAVPPSAPFTPSAPAPVDPRTALSSANPATADDSSGCAQVSTFRTANLDGIPMTPTEAFAKSPDVPDSAP, from the coding sequence ATGACGAACACACCAGCGAGCGCCTCGGGCGGCAGGCACCGTGTGCACCGCGGTACGCAGAGCGCCGAGGCGGGCGGTGGCCGGGCGGCGGCGCGCAGGAGCAGGAGGAAACCCAGGCGCCGGGGCCTGCGGATCCTGGCCTGCACCACGGCCGGCCTGGTCCTGGTGACCGCTGGGGCCTTCGGCTACCTCTACGAGAAGCTGAACGGCAACATCAAGCACGCGCCGCTCTTCGCCGGCACCTCGGGCGACGCGGGACACGAGAAGCCCGACGCCTTCGGCCGCACCCCGATCAACATCCTGCTGATCGGCTCCGACAGCCGTGACAACGCGGCCGACTGTGCGATCGGCGGCGACTGCGGCCCCGGCGCCAACGCCGACGTCCAGATGGTGCTGCACGTCTCGGCGGACCGCAGCAACGCCACGGTGCTGAGCATCCCGCGCGACACCATGACCGACCTGCCGGCCTGCACCGACAGCCAGAAGAAGACCTCGATGAAGGCGCGGTTCGGGCAGATCAACAGCACCCTGGACTACGGGCCGGGCTGCGCGGTGGCCGCCGTGCACCAGGTGACCGGCATACCCATCGACCACTTCATGATGGTCGACTTCACCGGCGTCGTGCAGATGTCGGACGCGATCGGCGGCGTGCCCGTCTGCGTGAGTGACAACGTCTACGATCCCGACTCGCACCTCAAGCTGACGAAGGGCACCCACACCCTCCAGGGCATGTCCGCGCTGCAGTTCGTCCGCACGCGCCACGGCTTCGGTGACGGCGGCGACCTGGAGCGCACGGTGGCCCAGCACATGTTCCTCGGCTCGATGGTCCGCCAGCTCAAGAGCGCCGGGACCATGACCAACCCGGCCGCCGTCCTCTCGCTGGCGAACGCCGCCACCAAGGCGCTGACGGTCGATGACGGCCTCAAGAGCATCACGCAGTTGGTGGGCCTGGCGGACGACCTCAACAAGGTGCCCATGGACCGGATCACCTTCGCCACCATGCAGAACCAGCCCGACCCCTCGAATCCCAACCGCGTCCTGGTCTCCCCGGCCGCGAAGAACCTCTTCACCACGATCATCAACGACCAGCCGCTGACCACCGGCAGCGGAGACGACTCCGCCGCCGCGACCCAGGCCCCCTCCACGGCGACCACCCCCACCGCCGAGCCCTCCGCCGTGCCACCGTCCGCACCCTTCACCCCCTCAGCGCCCGCACCGGTCGACCCCCGGACGGCGCTGAGCAGCGCCAACCCCGCGACTGCCGACGACTCCAGCGGCTGCGCCCAGGTCAGCACCTTCCGAACCGCCAACCTGGACGGCATCCCCATGACACCCACCGAGGCATTCGCGAAGAGTCCGGATGTGCCCGACTCGGCGCCCTGA
- a CDS encoding D-alanyl-D-alanine carboxypeptidase family protein, producing the protein MANDLFGAHGSSEPAVSRDSGSPGCTNAPRRTARRGLVRRAAIYGAPVVALGTALWVVQELRPLPALALVGDDAQSSFSFPGDAFSPPWPEHGQAAVTVAGSGTVGAFGEQKPVPTASVAKVMTAYIVLRDHPLKDRDDSGRQITVDAKAVQEGTAKDESRIEGLTVGQQFSEQDMLRMLMIPSGNNVARLLARWDTASDSETAFVTKMNDTARELGLANTTYTDPSGLDQGTVSTAVDQLKLAEAVMKFDAFRQVVAMPNADIPGLPQRINNNNDRLLLSGSSVRGIKTGSNTAAGGTLSWAAYKTVAGKDRLILGTMLDQHVQGADPYGSNSLVLVQDNSKKIIDAVRNALTSATVIRKGQVVGYIDDKLGGRTPVAATEDLNAVGTPGQQLGVTLGDHGTPPPHGAKAGTTVGAVTVGSGPDAPTVPIALVKDLPAPSFTARLTRVRA; encoded by the coding sequence ATGGCGAACGACCTTTTCGGCGCCCACGGCTCGTCGGAGCCTGCCGTGTCGAGGGACAGCGGGAGTCCCGGCTGCACGAACGCGCCGCGCCGGACCGCACGGCGCGGGCTGGTGCGGAGGGCCGCGATCTACGGGGCACCGGTGGTGGCACTGGGTACCGCTCTCTGGGTCGTCCAGGAGCTGCGGCCCCTCCCGGCCCTGGCCCTGGTGGGTGATGACGCGCAGTCGTCGTTCTCGTTCCCGGGCGACGCGTTCTCCCCGCCGTGGCCGGAGCACGGGCAGGCCGCGGTCACCGTCGCCGGGTCGGGCACCGTCGGAGCCTTCGGCGAGCAGAAGCCCGTTCCCACCGCCAGCGTGGCCAAGGTCATGACGGCCTACATAGTGCTGCGGGACCACCCCCTGAAGGACAGGGACGACAGCGGGCGGCAGATCACGGTCGACGCGAAGGCGGTTCAGGAGGGCACGGCGAAGGACGAGTCGCGCATCGAGGGACTCACGGTGGGACAGCAGTTCAGCGAGCAGGACATGCTCAGGATGCTGATGATCCCCTCGGGCAACAACGTCGCCCGGCTGCTCGCGCGCTGGGACACCGCCTCCGACTCCGAGACGGCCTTCGTCACGAAGATGAACGACACCGCGCGGGAGCTGGGACTGGCGAACACGACCTACACCGATCCGAGCGGCCTGGACCAGGGAACCGTCAGCACCGCGGTCGACCAGTTGAAGCTGGCCGAGGCGGTGATGAAGTTCGATGCCTTCCGCCAGGTCGTCGCCATGCCCAACGCCGACATTCCGGGCCTTCCCCAGCGGATCAACAACAACAACGACCGTCTCCTCCTGTCCGGTTCGAGCGTGCGGGGGATCAAGACCGGCTCCAACACCGCGGCCGGCGGAACCCTCTCCTGGGCGGCCTACAAGACGGTGGCCGGGAAGGACCGGCTGATCCTCGGCACCATGCTGGACCAGCACGTCCAAGGAGCCGATCCCTACGGCTCCAACAGCCTCGTCCTGGTCCAGGACAACAGCAAGAAGATCATCGACGCTGTCCGCAACGCCCTGACATCGGCCACCGTCATCAGGAAGGGCCAGGTCGTCGGCTACATCGACGACAAGCTGGGCGGCCGGACACCGGTCGCCGCGACCGAGGACCTCAACGCGGTCGGGACTCCCGGCCAACAGCTGGGCGTCACGCTCGGCGACCACGGCACACCCCCGCCACACGGAGCGAAAGCCGGCACCACGGTCGGTGCGGTGACGGTGGGCAGCGGACCGGACGCCCCGACCGTACCGATCGCCCTGGTGAAAGACCTTCCCGCACCGTCCTTCACGGCACGACTGACGCGCGTACGGGCCTGA
- a CDS encoding amidohydrolase family protein, with amino-acid sequence MLKALRAGGLFDGTTALGPGTVLVEDGRIKAVDTTGARPPEGAEVIDHGADAWILPGLIDTHVHLVFDAGDAPVDHLAARDDDAVLAGMRRAAARALAAGITTVRDLGDRGYLALRLREEAAARPYVQPHIVAAGPPITSPGGHCHFLGGEAWGREALVAAVRERHERGCEVVKVMASGGHMTPGTFMHLPQYPTEDLRAVVDEAHRLGMRTATHVHSAEATARVLDAGFDTLEHLTFFTEDGPRPTSPLVERVIGSGATVSLTVGRLPGEPLSPLLTECLRRLCPTWARLHRAGVAITAGTDAGICRYKPHDVLPYAVTDLAGPIGMTPAQALAAVTSVAAAACALTGVKGCLKAGADADLLVVGGNPLHDLTALRDVRCVYRIGHQADSVRARPAAGGGRPGACGGGPGPRRPRGVRVRCR; translated from the coding sequence ATGCTGAAGGCACTGCGGGCCGGTGGCCTGTTCGACGGAACGACGGCGCTGGGGCCCGGCACGGTGCTGGTCGAGGACGGCCGGATCAAGGCCGTCGACACGACCGGTGCCCGGCCCCCGGAGGGTGCCGAGGTCATCGACCACGGCGCGGACGCGTGGATCCTGCCGGGGCTGATCGACACCCATGTTCATCTCGTCTTCGATGCCGGCGACGCCCCGGTCGACCATCTCGCGGCGCGCGACGACGACGCCGTGCTGGCCGGGATGCGGCGGGCGGCCGCGCGGGCGCTGGCGGCGGGCATCACGACGGTGCGTGATCTGGGGGACCGCGGCTATCTGGCGCTGAGACTGCGTGAGGAGGCCGCCGCCCGGCCGTACGTGCAGCCCCACATCGTCGCGGCGGGTCCGCCGATCACCAGCCCGGGCGGCCACTGCCACTTCCTGGGCGGCGAGGCCTGGGGGCGCGAGGCGCTGGTCGCCGCGGTCCGGGAACGCCACGAGCGCGGCTGCGAGGTGGTCAAGGTCATGGCCAGCGGCGGCCACATGACGCCTGGCACCTTCATGCACCTGCCCCAGTACCCGACCGAGGACCTGCGCGCCGTGGTCGACGAGGCCCACCGCCTCGGCATGAGGACCGCCACCCACGTGCACTCCGCCGAAGCGACCGCCCGGGTGCTGGACGCCGGGTTCGACACCCTCGAACACCTGACGTTCTTCACCGAGGACGGTCCCCGCCCCACGTCCCCCCTGGTGGAACGGGTCATCGGCAGCGGTGCGACGGTGAGTCTCACGGTCGGGAGGCTGCCGGGCGAGCCGCTCTCTCCCCTGCTGACCGAATGTCTGCGCCGACTCTGCCCCACCTGGGCCCGACTGCACCGCGCGGGCGTTGCGATCACGGCGGGAACCGACGCGGGCATCTGCCGCTACAAGCCCCACGACGTCCTCCCGTACGCGGTGACCGATCTCGCGGGTCCCATCGGCATGACCCCGGCCCAGGCGCTGGCCGCCGTCACGTCGGTCGCCGCCGCGGCCTGCGCGCTGACCGGCGTCAAGGGCTGTCTGAAGGCCGGGGCCGACGCGGACCTCCTGGTCGTCGGTGGCAACCCCCTGCACGACCTCACCGCCCTGCGGGACGTGCGCTGCGTCTACCGCATCGGCCACCAGGCCGACTCCGTCAGGGCTCGGCCGGCGGCCGGCGGCGGGCGACCGGGCGCGTGCGGCGGGGGGCCTGGGCCGCGGCGTCCACGTGGGGTGCGGGTGAGGTGCCGGTAA
- a CDS encoding GntR family transcriptional regulator gives MDATLYTPSDTAPDAGVLPAPSLRETVYAKLRTAVLDGEFGVRERLAEVRLAARFGVSRTPVREALARLVSDGLIERADGGFFVTVPNLARLKDFYELRVTLELRGVARAIEDPSVRHDPAVIAAELDRWYAMRESPPAPDPRFVVQDERFHAELSRASGNPALTDALVAVGERIRRVRMYDFLTPDRVGTTIAEHIGIMELVRDGHLDEGYRALHAHVGDSMAVVLERAQRAMTQMAVHADRLCHP, from the coding sequence ATGGATGCGACGCTGTATACGCCTTCGGACACCGCGCCGGATGCGGGGGTGCTGCCCGCGCCCTCACTGCGTGAGACGGTCTACGCGAAACTCCGCACGGCCGTGCTCGACGGCGAGTTCGGCGTGCGCGAGAGGCTGGCCGAAGTGCGGCTCGCGGCACGGTTCGGGGTGTCACGCACCCCGGTGCGCGAGGCACTGGCGCGGCTGGTGTCCGACGGGCTGATCGAGCGGGCAGACGGCGGCTTCTTCGTCACCGTGCCCAACCTCGCGCGGCTGAAGGACTTCTACGAGCTCCGGGTCACCCTGGAACTGCGCGGCGTCGCGCGGGCGATCGAGGACCCCTCGGTCCGGCACGATCCGGCGGTCATCGCGGCCGAGTTGGACCGCTGGTACGCGATGCGGGAGAGCCCCCCGGCGCCCGACCCGCGGTTCGTCGTGCAGGACGAGCGCTTCCACGCCGAACTCTCCCGCGCCTCCGGCAACCCCGCGCTCACCGACGCCCTGGTGGCGGTCGGCGAGCGCATCCGCCGGGTGCGGATGTACGACTTCCTCACCCCCGACCGTGTCGGGACGACCATTGCCGAGCACATCGGGATCATGGAGCTCGTCCGCGACGGACACCTCGACGAGGGCTACCGGGCCCTGCACGCCCACGTCGGCGACTCGATGGCCGTGGTGCTGGAACGCGCCCAGCGCGCCATGACCCAGATGGCCGTGCACGCCGACCGCCTGTGCCACCCATGA
- a CDS encoding sensor histidine kinase, which produces MTTRWRDHQLSGMAELTYRYVAWLRLPFLVPLLLAGWDWPGHAVSVWFYVTLAAYAAWAVVRLVTVYRPPPGGLRGAVGAAVVDVVAAGTLSALSGGQASAVRYAYYVLPMASVLWQLPRVTAWLGGICVLAYAVLAIPTLSNGPSSGRWTVVVDEAYLLWDVLTCVLVAELLRRQAASVGQLLDTRESLLRDALAAETRERTELADALHDSAVQNLLASLHDLEDAQEASPSPALDRVEAEVRRTVQEIRDVTFELHPQVLASIGLSAALRSLGERSARRGGFTVHYELTPRGEVPDQALLYSAARELLNNTVKHAAADNVWLSLRPESGDTVLTVRDDGAGFDPAIIQSRLRDGHIGLASHYMRVESAGGRFTVDSTPGGPTTIEVRLPAQPSGLTPGRGD; this is translated from the coding sequence ATGACGACCCGGTGGCGTGATCACCAGCTCAGCGGGATGGCCGAGCTGACCTACCGCTATGTCGCCTGGCTGCGGCTGCCCTTCCTGGTCCCGCTGCTGCTGGCCGGCTGGGACTGGCCCGGTCATGCGGTGAGCGTCTGGTTCTACGTCACCCTGGCGGCCTACGCCGCGTGGGCCGTGGTGCGACTGGTGACCGTCTACCGGCCGCCACCGGGCGGCCTGCGCGGCGCGGTGGGAGCCGCCGTCGTCGACGTCGTCGCGGCCGGCACGCTCTCGGCGCTCTCCGGCGGCCAGGCCTCCGCGGTGCGCTACGCCTACTACGTGCTGCCGATGGCCAGCGTGCTGTGGCAGCTGCCGCGGGTGACGGCCTGGCTCGGCGGGATCTGCGTCCTGGCCTACGCGGTGCTGGCGATCCCCACCCTGTCCAACGGCCCCTCCTCGGGCCGCTGGACGGTGGTCGTGGACGAGGCCTACCTGCTGTGGGACGTGCTGACCTGCGTCCTGGTCGCCGAACTGCTGCGCCGTCAGGCCGCCTCGGTCGGCCAACTGCTCGACACCCGCGAGTCGCTGCTGCGCGACGCGCTGGCGGCCGAGACCCGCGAACGCACCGAACTGGCCGACGCCCTGCACGACAGCGCCGTGCAGAACCTGCTGGCCTCGCTGCACGACCTGGAGGACGCCCAGGAAGCGTCGCCCTCCCCCGCGCTGGACCGGGTCGAGGCCGAAGTGCGGCGCACCGTCCAGGAGATCCGCGACGTCACCTTCGAACTGCACCCCCAGGTCCTGGCGTCCATCGGGCTCTCGGCGGCGCTGCGCAGCCTCGGCGAACGCTCCGCCCGCCGGGGCGGTTTCACCGTCCACTACGAGCTGACCCCGCGCGGGGAGGTCCCTGACCAGGCGCTGCTCTACTCCGCGGCCCGCGAACTGCTCAACAACACCGTCAAACACGCGGCCGCCGACAACGTCTGGCTCTCCCTCAGGCCCGAGAGCGGCGACACCGTGCTGACGGTGCGCGACGACGGCGCGGGCTTCGACCCGGCGATCATCCAGTCCCGCCTGCGCGACGGCCACATCGGCCTGGCCAGCCACTACATGCGGGTCGAAAGCGCGGGCGGCCGCTTCACCGTGGACAGCACCCCGGGCGGACCCACCACCATCGAGGTCCGCCTCCCGGCCCAGCCCTCGGGCTTGACCCCGGGACGAGGTGACTAG
- a CDS encoding LysR family transcriptional regulator — MTTTPNSAGLSLRQLEYLVTTVGEGRLNRAARQLHVTEPTLSQQLRALERAVGTPLLVRGADGVRPTAAGEAFLPHARCALHSAERARAEARAVQQGRGRTVRLAVLPSLLPGLLTALGSWARARPGVDLLVETQPTGERLREQLTARAVDLALAPRPPGWSGAVWPVHTEELVLLCPADDPLRGRRVPPTDLLDRRWICYGEEPWQPLRSTGRTERFGGDRAASVLRVPCARAAVDLAASGAGLTAIPAHILPPELRSRVIHTDPVTRREITVFAGPQAPPEILADGALLAADAATRLPPDDPHSGPAT, encoded by the coding sequence ATGACCACCACACCGAACAGCGCCGGCCTGTCCCTGCGGCAGCTCGAATACCTGGTCACCACGGTCGGCGAAGGCCGGCTGAACCGGGCCGCCCGGCAGCTGCACGTGACCGAGCCGACCCTCTCCCAGCAGCTCAGGGCCCTGGAACGGGCAGTCGGCACACCGCTGCTGGTGCGCGGGGCCGACGGCGTGCGGCCGACCGCGGCCGGCGAGGCGTTCCTGCCGCACGCGCGCTGCGCCCTGCACAGCGCCGAACGCGCGCGGGCCGAGGCACGGGCCGTCCAGCAGGGCCGCGGCCGCACCGTCCGGCTGGCCGTCCTGCCCTCGCTCCTGCCCGGGCTGCTCACCGCGCTGGGCTCCTGGGCACGGGCCAGACCCGGCGTCGACCTCCTCGTGGAGACGCAGCCGACCGGCGAGCGGCTGCGCGAGCAGCTCACCGCCCGTGCCGTCGACCTGGCCCTCGCGCCCCGCCCGCCGGGCTGGAGCGGGGCGGTGTGGCCCGTGCACACCGAGGAACTCGTCCTGCTCTGCCCGGCGGACGACCCGCTGCGCGGCCGCCGCGTGCCACCGACGGACCTGCTCGACCGGCGCTGGATCTGCTACGGCGAAGAACCCTGGCAGCCGCTGCGGTCGACCGGGCGCACAGAGCGCTTCGGCGGCGACCGGGCCGCCTCGGTCCTGCGGGTCCCCTGCGCCCGGGCCGCCGTGGACCTCGCCGCGAGCGGGGCGGGACTCACGGCCATACCGGCGCACATCCTGCCCCCGGAGCTGCGCTCCCGGGTGATCCACACCGATCCGGTCACCCGCCGGGAGATCACCGTGTTCGCCGGCCCACAGGCACCGCCCGAAATCCTGGCGGACGGCGCCCTGCTGGCCGCCGACGCCGCCACGCGGCTGCCGCCCGACGACCCGCACAGCGGACCTGCCACCTGA